Proteins encoded in a region of the Caldilineales bacterium genome:
- a CDS encoding ABC transporter ATP-binding protein/permease yields the protein MPDLSRDLRVAARQRAGGRAGASGGEAGAMTERLPGHGGVDARSSLQPRRPAAVGRIEKAQDPRHALVRLLPYLRAFRKSLIFVIACVLIYTVLGLIGPYLMGVAIDRYIAPRQLAGLGRLAGLMLAVYLLNNVFQGVAGWVMADISQRALKQLRQDLFAHLQELPLRFFDRNPAGELMSRLTNDIDAINQAVSQNVVTLVASVLSLAGILIAMFALDRWLALAAVLVVPIMFWFTEFVARYTRRGFRDLQRSLGALNGVMEESISGQKVVKAFRRHESVTAAFRQRNAEVFRAGVYANNYALLLMPLTNVLGNFFVIVLASLGGWLALRGLVSVGIIATFIIYGQNFIQPLRQLANMYNAIQAALAGAERVFEVLDTATEVGDAPDAAPLTALRGRVQFAHVGFAYEPGTPIIKDMTLEAKPGATVALVGPTGAGKTTIINLLTRFYEVQTGQITIDGVDIRDIKKDDLRRALGLVLQDTFLFADTVLENIRFGRLDATDEECMEAARLADADHFIRQLADGYHTQLSERASNLSQGQRQLLSIARAILADPGILILDEATSSVDTRTEARIQKALLRLMAGRTSFVIAHRLSTIRDADQVLVINDGCIVETGTHQQLLDQRGFYHHLYMSQFKGQAI from the coding sequence GTGCCCGATCTATCAAGAGATCTACGAGTCGCAGCTCGGCAGCGGGCCGGTGGTCGAGCCGGGGCCAGCGGCGGGGAGGCCGGCGCCATGACGGAGCGCCTGCCGGGGCATGGTGGTGTGGATGCGCGCAGTTCGTTGCAGCCGCGGCGTCCGGCGGCGGTGGGCCGGATCGAGAAGGCTCAAGACCCGCGCCATGCGCTCGTGCGTCTGCTGCCATACCTCAGGGCATTCCGGAAATCGTTGATTTTCGTGATCGCGTGTGTGCTGATCTACACCGTGCTGGGGTTGATCGGCCCCTACTTGATGGGCGTCGCCATCGACCGCTACATTGCGCCGAGGCAATTGGCCGGGTTGGGTCGCCTTGCCGGGTTGATGCTGGCGGTCTATCTGCTGAACAATGTGTTTCAGGGCGTTGCCGGGTGGGTGATGGCCGACATCTCGCAGCGGGCGCTGAAGCAATTGCGGCAAGACTTGTTCGCGCACCTGCAGGAGTTGCCGCTGCGCTTTTTCGACCGCAACCCGGCCGGCGAGCTGATGAGCCGTCTGACGAACGACATCGACGCCATCAATCAAGCCGTGTCGCAGAATGTGGTAACGTTGGTGGCCAGCGTGCTGTCATTGGCCGGCATTCTCATCGCCATGTTTGCGTTGGACCGGTGGCTGGCGCTGGCGGCGGTGCTGGTGGTGCCGATCATGTTCTGGTTCACCGAATTTGTGGCTCGCTACACCCGTCGCGGCTTCCGCGATTTGCAGCGCAGCCTGGGGGCGCTGAACGGCGTGATGGAGGAATCGATCAGCGGTCAGAAGGTGGTGAAGGCCTTTCGGCGCCACGAGTCGGTGACGGCAGCCTTTCGCCAGCGCAACGCCGAGGTGTTTCGCGCCGGCGTCTATGCCAACAACTACGCTTTGCTGCTCATGCCGCTGACCAATGTGCTGGGCAACTTCTTCGTGATCGTGCTGGCGAGTTTGGGCGGGTGGCTGGCACTGCGCGGGTTAGTGAGCGTGGGCATCATCGCCACCTTCATCATCTATGGCCAGAACTTCATCCAGCCCTTGCGCCAACTGGCGAACATGTACAACGCCATCCAGGCGGCATTGGCTGGGGCGGAGCGGGTGTTCGAAGTGTTGGACACAGCCACCGAAGTGGGCGATGCCCCCGACGCCGCCCCGCTGACGGCGCTGCGCGGGCGCGTGCAATTTGCACACGTAGGGTTCGCGTACGAGCCCGGCACGCCTATCATCAAAGACATGACCCTGGAAGCCAAACCCGGCGCGACGGTGGCGCTGGTGGGTCCCACCGGCGCCGGCAAGACCACCATTATCAACTTGCTGACCCGATTTTACGAGGTTCAGACTGGGCAGATCACCATCGATGGAGTCGACATCCGCGACATCAAGAAGGACGACCTGAGGCGAGCGCTGGGGCTGGTGCTGCAAGATACGTTTCTGTTTGCCGACACCGTGCTCGAAAACATCCGCTTTGGCCGTCTGGACGCCACCGATGAGGAATGCATGGAAGCGGCCCGCCTCGCGGACGCCGATCATTTCATCCGCCAGTTGGCGGATGGTTATCACACCCAGCTTTCTGAGCGCGCCAGCAATCTCAGCCAGGGCCAGCGCCAGTTGTTGAGCATCGCCCGCGCCATTTTGGCGGATCCGGGCATTCTCATTCTTGACGAAGCCACCAGCAGCGTCGACACTCGCACCGAGGCCCGGATTCAAAAGGCCTTGTTGCGGTTGATGGCGGGGCGCACGAGTTTCGTCATCGCCCACCGGCTGAGCACCATTCGCGACGCCGATCAGGTGCTGGTGATCAACGATGGCTGCATCGTGGAGACGGGCACGCATCAGCAATTGCTGGATCAGCGCGGGTTCTATCACCACTTGTACATGAGCCAGTTCAAAGGGCAGGCGATTTGA